Below is a genomic region from Streptomyces sp. NBC_00461.
CGCCGTAGATGGCCTTGATGGCGCCGGTTCTCGGGTCCACGGAGGCCCCGCCGAACTGGACGTGCGTGTCCGTCTTCGGACGTTGCTTGGGCTTGATGTTGGTCTTCTGGACGTTCTTGACGGAGGCCTCGAGCTCCTTGACCTTCTTCTTGTCGAAGGTCGTGTAGATCGAGTAGCCGCCCCGCTGCAAGTCGTTGGCGGAGATGTTCGTGTTGTTGACCAGGTACGCCTTGGCGAGGTCGACGAGGTAGCCGACCTGCCCGCTCAGCGCGTTGTTCGAGCGGGGGTTCTGCCATGCGGGAAGCGTGGTGAACTTCTTCCGATCTGCGCTGCTCAGTTTGCCGTATTCGACCATCTTGTCCAGCGTGTTCTGCATCTGCCTCAAGGCCCGCTTGCTGTTGGCCTCGGGAGTGGCCGAGCTGTCGAGCGAGGTCGCACCCGCCGGGTCGTAGTACGTGGCGCCCTTGAGCATCGCCGCCAGGAAGGCACACTGCCCCGCGTCCAGGTCGACGGCGTTCTGGTTGAAATACGCACGCGCGGCCGCCTGGATGCCGTAGGCGCCTCGTCCGTAGTAGGCCGAGTTCAGATAGCCGGCCATGATCTCGTCCTTCGATTTGGTGGCACCCACCTTGATCGAGACGAGGATCTCCTTGGCCTTCCGTGAGACGGTCTGCGACTGATCGTCCAGCATCGCGTTCTTCACGTACTGCTGGGTGATCGTCGATCCGCCCTGCGTATTGCCGCCCCTGGCCATGTTGAAGACGGCGCGGGCGATGCCCTTGGGGTCGATGCCGCTGTCGGTCTCGAAGGTCTTGTTCTCCTGCGAGATGACGGCGTACTGCATGTTCTTGGGGATCTGCGAGAGGTTGACGATCTGACGGTTCGTCTCGCCACCCGTGGCGACCATCTCGGTGTTGTCGGACCAGTAGAAGACGTTGTTCTGGGCCTTCGCCGTCTTCGCGAGGTTCGGAACACCGACCATCGCGTAGGCGATGCCCGCGACAGCCACCATGCTGCCGAAGAAGCCGATGAAGAGTCCCGTCACCAGTCTCCACGACGGCAGCCAGCGAGCGGCGCCGTACTTGCCCGCACGCGGATAGTCGATGAACCGCTTACTGGTGGGACCGGCTGCCCGTCCTCGCCCGGATGCCGGCGCGCCGCGGCGACCCCCGCGGCCGGGCTCGGTCGCTCTGCGGCGGCCGCCTCCACTTCTCTGTGCCGCGCGGCGGGCTTCGGCGCGGCCGCTGTGCGACCGCTCCTCGTCAATCGACCCCTGGCCCAGTCCGTAATCGGCTGGGGACCCGGTGGCGCCCCGCGGTGCCGCACGGCGGCCGGAGGACGAGCCGGACTGGCCGCGTCGGGCCGCGGCACGTCCGCCTCCCTGCGGCTGCGGCGGTTTGCGACGGTGCTCGCTCATCGAACGACTACTCCTCGGGCAGGCGCACCCTTGCGCGCCTGGAAACGGCGGCTGGTTTCCGGTCCCCCCGAAGTACGGATGTGGTCGATCCCTCATTCATCCGTACGGCACCCAGGACACCGACGCCCCCGTGCGTCACTCGGTTCCCGG
It encodes:
- a CDS encoding transglycosylase domain-containing protein, with the translated sequence MSEHRRKPPQPQGGGRAAARRGQSGSSSGRRAAPRGATGSPADYGLGQGSIDEERSHSGRAEARRAAQRSGGGRRRATEPGRGGRRGAPASGRGRAAGPTSKRFIDYPRAGKYGAARWLPSWRLVTGLFIGFFGSMVAVAGIAYAMVGVPNLAKTAKAQNNVFYWSDNTEMVATGGETNRQIVNLSQIPKNMQYAVISQENKTFETDSGIDPKGIARAVFNMARGGNTQGGSTITQQYVKNAMLDDQSQTVSRKAKEILVSIKVGATKSKDEIMAGYLNSAYYGRGAYGIQAAARAYFNQNAVDLDAGQCAFLAAMLKGATYYDPAGATSLDSSATPEANSKRALRQMQNTLDKMVEYGKLSSADRKKFTTLPAWQNPRSNNALSGQVGYLVDLAKAYLVNNTNISANDLQRGGYSIYTTFDKKKVKELEASVKNVQKTNIKPKQRPKTDTHVQFGGASVDPRTGAIKAIYGGEDATKHFTNNADVTGAQVGSTFKPFVLAAAMKWGVRDRSLGPEQAQDERTQVSPKSLYSGKNKLKIEDYDKTVWKNEKGEEWLQTNDGNESYGSPPKYQIDLREAMRESVNSAYVQLGMDVGLDKVKEAAMDAGLKKDSLAGTNYPSFSIGISDPSAIRMAGAYATFAASGERRDPFSVSRVTSRDGTVFTHQDQPEEAFTPKVADNVTDVLKTVVEKGTGTNARLPGRDVAGKTGTTDGNKSAWFVGYTPQLSTSITMFRYDDDETKKNRTFLEMYGTGGQEKIHGASFPSEIWHDYMEEALKDQKALPFPTPEPIGEIVNDVPSPTPTPTVSDTQEASPSPSPTPSETLTSPSPSSSESCRFSWQCSDTGGTDTGGTDGGVTPTPTATDTSGTGNSRGNGNGNGGLFGGSTG